Proteins co-encoded in one Lentisphaerota bacterium genomic window:
- a CDS encoding FprA family A-type flavoprotein, with amino-acid sequence MNTELAKGVNWVGHLDWSVRDFHGYRTERGSSYNAYLVEGAHAALIDTVKAPYAATLIGQVRARLRERPLRYLVCNHAEPDHAGAMAAVLAAFPGVTVVCNAKCREALGLYGDTTGWTFQVVKEGDKLDLGGRTLQVFDTPMVHWPESMVTYLIEEQILFSMDAFGQHYASGWRFDDEAPLDEVMHEAKTYYANIVLPFARPVTAALAKLGTLPLKQVAPSHGVIWRSHVADIVRAYQDWVVSKAAKKVVILFCTMWDSTRLMAEAVAEGALSEAVTVKLIDVNATADTDIVAEVMDCAALAAGSATLNMGIMPRLAATLTYLRGLKPVGKAGFAFGSCGWATKGAEEAAAYLGAMQVEILHEPITCRFRPDAATLARCREAGRLLAKRALTAGGETKR; translated from the coding sequence ATGAACACAGAACTGGCAAAAGGGGTCAACTGGGTCGGGCACCTTGACTGGAGCGTGCGCGATTTTCATGGTTACCGCACCGAGCGCGGGTCGAGCTACAACGCCTATCTGGTGGAGGGGGCGCACGCGGCACTGATCGACACGGTCAAGGCGCCTTATGCCGCGACACTCATCGGACAGGTGCGGGCGCGCTTGAGGGAGCGGCCGCTCCGCTACCTTGTCTGCAACCACGCCGAGCCCGATCATGCGGGTGCGATGGCCGCAGTCCTGGCGGCGTTTCCCGGCGTCACCGTGGTCTGCAATGCCAAATGCCGCGAGGCCCTGGGGCTGTACGGCGACACGACGGGCTGGACGTTCCAGGTGGTCAAGGAGGGCGACAAGCTGGATCTCGGCGGACGCACGCTGCAAGTCTTCGACACGCCGATGGTCCACTGGCCCGAGTCGATGGTGACCTATCTGATTGAGGAGCAGATCCTGTTTTCGATGGATGCGTTTGGACAGCACTATGCGTCGGGATGGCGGTTCGACGACGAGGCGCCGTTGGACGAGGTGATGCACGAGGCCAAGACCTACTACGCGAACATCGTGCTGCCGTTTGCCCGTCCGGTGACGGCGGCGCTGGCCAAGCTGGGGACGCTGCCGCTCAAGCAGGTGGCGCCGAGCCACGGCGTGATCTGGCGCAGCCATGTCGCCGACATTGTGCGGGCGTATCAGGACTGGGTCGTTTCCAAGGCGGCGAAAAAGGTCGTGATCCTGTTCTGCACCATGTGGGACAGCACCCGCCTGATGGCCGAGGCCGTTGCGGAGGGGGCCCTGTCCGAGGCTGTGACGGTGAAGCTGATCGACGTGAACGCCACCGCCGACACCGACATCGTCGCCGAGGTGATGGATTGCGCCGCGCTGGCGGCGGGGTCGGCCACGCTCAACATGGGGATCATGCCGCGGCTGGCGGCGACGTTGACCTACCTGCGCGGGCTCAAGCCCGTCGGCAAGGCGGGCTTTGCCTTCGGGTCCTGCGGCTGGGCGACCAAGGGCGCCGAAGAGGCGGCCGCCTATCTGGGCGCCATGCAGGTCGAGATCCTGCACGAGCCGATCACCTGCCGCTTCCGCCCGGACGCCGCCACGCTTGCGCGCTGCCGCGAAGCCGGCCGCCTGCTGGCGAAACGGGCGCTGACGGCAGGGGGGGAGACCAAAAGATGA